From the genome of Glycine max cultivar Williams 82 chromosome 2, Glycine_max_v4.0, whole genome shotgun sequence, one region includes:
- the LOC100781291 gene encoding cytochrome P450 90A1, with translation MASFIFTPVLFLLIISAVLLFLHRRSRCRRFRLPPGTLGLPFVGETLQLISAYKSDNPEPFMDQRVKRYGPIFTTHVFGEPTVFSTDPETNRFILLNEGKLFECSYPGSISNLLGKHSLLLMKGSLHKRMHSLTMSFANSSIIKDHLLVDIDRLIRLNLDSWSDRVLLMEEAKKITFELTVKQLMSFDPGEWTETLRKEYVLVIEGFFSVPLPLFSSTYRRAIKARTKVAEALTLVVRDRRKESVTEEKKNDMLGALLASGYHFSDEEIVDFMLALLVAGYETTSTIMTLAIKFLTETPLALAQLKEEHDQIRAKKSCPEAPLEWTDYKSMAFTQCVVNETLRVANIIGAIFRRAMTDINIKGYTIPKGWRVVASFRAVHLNPDHFKDARTFNPWRWQSNSEASSPGNVYTPFGGGPRLCPGYELARVVLSVFLHRIVTRYSWFPAEEDKLVFFPTTRTQKRYPIIVKRREESKLSKSP, from the exons ATGGCATCTTTCATCTTCACACCTGTACTCTTTCTTCTTATCATCTCCGCCGTCCTTCTCTTCCTCCACCGCCGATCCCGCTGCCGGCGCTTCCGCCTACCGCCTGGTACACTCGGGCTCCCCTTCGTCGGCGAAACCTTACAGCTCATATCAGCTTACAAGAGTGACAACCCGGAACCCTTCATGGACCAGCGCGTGAAACGGTACGGTCCAATCTTCACCACCCATGTGTTCGGCGAACCCACCGTGTTCTCGACCGACCCAGAAACGAACCGGTTCATTTTGCTCAACGAAGGGAAGCTCTTCGAATGCAGCTACCCCGGTTCGATATCGAACCTCCTTGGGAAACACTCTCTGCTCCTCATGAAAGGTTCTCTTCACAAGAGAATGCACTCCCTCACTATGAGCTTCGCCAACTCCTCCATCATCAAGGACCATTTATTGGTCGACATAGACCGCCTCATCCGGCTCAACTTGGATTCCTGGTCCGACCGGGTTCTTCTCATGGAAGAAGCCAAGAAG ATAACGTTTGAGTTGACAGTGAAGCAGCTGATGAGCTTTGATCCAGGTGAATGGACTGAGACACTAAGGAAAGAGTACGTGCTTGTGATTGAAGGATTTTTCTCAGTTCCCTTGCCTCTCTTCTCAAGTACCTACCGTAGAGCCATCAAG GCTAGGACGAAGGTGGCAGAGGCATTAACACTGGTAGTGAGggatagaagaaaagaaagcgTAACGGAGGAGAAAAAGAATGACATGCTAGGGGCATTGTTGGCCTCCGGCTACCACTTTTCCGACGAGGAAATAGTCGATTTTATGTTGGCTTTGCTCGTCGCCGGCTATGAAACCACCTCTACAATAATGACTCTTGCCATCAAGTTCCTCACCGAGACTCCCTTAGCACTGGCACAACTCAAG GAAGAGCATGATCAAATCAGAGCCAAGAAGAGTTGCCCAGAGGCACCACTGGAGTGGACAGATTATAAGTCAATGGCATTTACTCAATGT GTTGTGAATGAGACTTTAAGGGTGGCAAACATAATTGGTGCGATATTTAGGAGAGCAATGACAGACATCAACATAAAAG GTTACACTATTCCAAAGGGATGGAGGGTCGTTGCTTCATTTCGTGCGGTACATCTAAACCCTGACCATTTCAAAGATGCCCGCACCTTCAATCCATGGAGATGGCAG AGTAACTCAGAAGCAAGTAGCCCTGGGAATGTATATACCCCATTTGGAGGAGGGCCACGTCTGTGTCCTGGGTATGAGCTTGCCAGAGTGGTGCTCTCTGTCTTCCTTCATCGCATTGTCACCCGTTATAG TTGGTTTCCTGCAGAAGAAGATAAGTTGGTGTTTTTTCCAACGACTAGGACGCAGAAGAGGTATCCTATCATAGTGAAGCGTAGAGAGGAGTCCAAACTAAGTAAATCGCCATGA